One Ricinus communis isolate WT05 ecotype wild-type chromosome 2, ASM1957865v1, whole genome shotgun sequence DNA segment encodes these proteins:
- the LOC107261632 gene encoding uncharacterized mitochondrial protein AtMg00810-like, translated as MILSITLVKHWSIRQLDVKNAFLHGNISEEIYMQQPPGMADSQHPNYVCKLQRPLYGLKQAHRAWFDRFSAFLLKYGFFCSLADPSLFIFHSDHGSLILLLYVDDILLTGSTFELVTSFIHLLSTEFSMKDLGPIHHFLGVEIAHTLTGLHLSQSHYALTILECSNVVECKPMSTPLEIHPPFSSINPLLDDPSHFRGIVGALQYLTLTRLNLSYSVNYVSQFMHAPTLAHLKLVRRILRYVKGTINIGLHLSAHITINLCAFSDADCAGYPTIRRSTTGYCTFLGTNLISWCAKKQHTISRSSTEAEYHAMANTTAEITWLTYILKDLRVPLSSTPILYCDNLSALYMTINPVFHARSKHIELDYHFVCERVALGFLVTKHVSTGKQVAYIFTKILSKAIFHSFYTKLCLQPRLDLREDISRIPSCTKNQNYQQLKCE; from the coding sequence atgatcttatcTATTACACTGGTGAAACATTGGTCAATACGACAACTTGATGTCAAAAATGCTTTTTTGCATGGTAATATTTCTGAAGAAATATACATGCAACAACCACCAGGTATGGCAGACTCCCAACACCCTAACTATGTCTGTAAACTCCAACGTCCTCTGTATGGCCTCAAACAAGCACATCGTGCTTGGTTTGACAGATTTAGTGCCTTTCTTCTTAAATATGGGTTCTTTTGTAGCTTAGCTGAtccatctttatttatttttcattctgATCATGGTTCACTTATTCTACTTCTTTATGTAGATGACATACTTCTCACAGGATCAACTTTTGAGCTTGTCACCTCCTTTATTCATCTTCTCAGTACTGAATTTTCTATGAAGGATTTAGGACCGATTCATCATTTCCTTGGTGTTGAAATTGCCCACACTCTTACCGGACTGCACTTGTCTCAATCTCACTATGCTCTTACCATTCTTGAATGCTCCAATGTGGTTGAGTGTAAGCCTATGAGTACACCGCTAGAAATACACCCTCCATTCTCATCTATTAATCCTCTCCTTGATGACCCCAGTCACTTTCGAGGCATTGTCGGTGCCCTTCAATACCTTACACTCACTAGACTAAACCTTTCTTATAGTGTTAATTATGTTTCACAATTCATGCATGCTCCTACTCTTGCTCATTTGAAATTGGTTCGACGTATACTTCGATATGTTAAAGGCACGATTAACATTGGGTTACATCTTTCTGCCCATATTACTATTAATCTTTGTGCTTTTTCAGATGCTGATTGTGCTGGCTATCCTACCATAAGGCGATCCACTACTGGCTACTGTACCTTCCTTGGAACCAATTTGATTTCATGGTGTGCCAAAAAGCAACATACGATCTCCCGCTCTAGTACTGAAGCTGAGTACCATGCCATGGCAAACACTACAGCAGAAATAACTTGGCTAACTTACATTCTTAAGGATCTTCGTGTTCCACTCTCTTCTACTCCCATACTCTACTGTGACAATCTTAGTGCTCTCTACATGACTATTAATCCTGTGTTCCATGCCCGAAGTAAACATATTGAGTTGGACTATCATTTTGTGTGTGAACGTGTTGCACTTGGATTTCTCGTCACTAAACACGTCTCTACTGGCAAACAAGTTGCTTACATTTTTACAAAAATCCTGTCTAAGGCTATCTTTCACTCCTTCTATACCAAACTTTGCCTCCAACCTCGGCTCGATTTGCGGGAGGATATTAGCAGAATTCCAAGCTGtaccaaaaatcaaaattatcaaCAGCTTAAATGTGAGTAA